A stretch of the Porifericola rhodea genome encodes the following:
- a CDS encoding endonuclease III domain-containing protein, translating into MPKNEAFNIEKAFVLLRKEVKDLPKAALFDLYDQGYTSLFEQLVACIISIRTYDEVTVPTALKLFEQARTPEEISKLSKAQIDRLIKGCTFYESKSRQILAIAKTIIDEYQGDLPADFDTLLNFKGVGPKCANLALGIACRQMRIGVDVHVHRVCNRWGYIEANSPEKSVFALQQKLPEKYSVEINRLLVPFGKHVCRGTVPLCSQCTLNSMCEQRGVKKYQ; encoded by the coding sequence ATGCCTAAAAACGAAGCGTTTAACATAGAAAAAGCATTTGTATTACTTAGAAAAGAAGTGAAAGACCTTCCGAAGGCCGCTCTTTTTGACCTTTATGATCAGGGTTACACCTCACTATTTGAGCAGCTGGTTGCCTGCATAATTTCTATCCGTACTTATGATGAAGTGACAGTACCTACAGCTCTTAAATTGTTTGAGCAAGCCCGTACGCCAGAAGAAATAAGCAAACTCAGCAAGGCCCAAATTGATAGGCTTATTAAGGGCTGTACCTTTTATGAGAGCAAATCGCGACAGATTTTAGCTATTGCCAAAACGATTATAGATGAGTACCAAGGAGATTTACCAGCAGACTTTGACACCTTGCTAAATTTTAAAGGAGTAGGACCTAAATGCGCAAATCTGGCATTGGGTATAGCATGCCGACAGATGCGGATTGGAGTAGATGTTCATGTACATAGAGTATGCAATCGGTGGGGCTATATAGAGGCAAATTCTCCAGAAAAAAGCGTGTTCGCTCTACAGCAAAAATTACCAGAAAAATACAGTGTAGAAATCAACCGCCTGCTTGTACCTTTTGGGAAACATGTTTGCAGAGGAACAGTACCTCTCTGCTCTCAGTGTACCCTAAACAGTATGTGTGAGCAGAGAGGCGTTAAAAAGTACCAGTAG
- a CDS encoding ThuA domain-containing protein, which produces MKNTTRRQFIQLMGISAASAPFFQFTTARKNKPKVLILTGQNNHTWRRTTPLIEDILEESGKFDITLSMSPAPGAKEAEWVTWQPDFSEYDVILSNYNGEMWPEPIRNNFESYISKGGRALMIHAANNPFEGWEEYEKMVGLLWRNKDGGTRIYLEEDGTVVKVPAGEGPNASHGRVHDWTITTRDASNPIMKGLPTTWLHAHDELYHGQRGPAENMNIIASAYSTEESGGTGKHEPMVWWIPYGKGKVMTFLPGHLWPTQKEDTAFRCVGFRTLLNRSVEWMATDKVTIKVPSNFPTETKTSVLPSS; this is translated from the coding sequence ATGAAAAATACTACACGCCGTCAATTTATTCAGCTGATGGGAATATCTGCCGCTTCAGCTCCATTTTTTCAGTTTACAACCGCCAGAAAAAATAAGCCTAAAGTGCTGATTCTTACCGGACAGAACAATCATACCTGGAGAAGGACCACCCCTTTAATAGAAGATATATTAGAGGAGAGCGGAAAGTTTGACATTACACTTTCTATGTCTCCTGCACCAGGGGCTAAAGAAGCGGAGTGGGTTACTTGGCAGCCAGATTTTAGTGAGTATGATGTAATTCTTAGCAACTACAATGGGGAAATGTGGCCAGAGCCTATTCGCAATAACTTTGAAAGCTATATTAGTAAGGGGGGGCGTGCACTGATGATACACGCAGCCAACAATCCTTTTGAAGGTTGGGAAGAATATGAAAAGATGGTAGGTCTGCTTTGGAGAAACAAGGATGGGGGTACACGTATCTATTTAGAGGAAGATGGTACTGTAGTAAAAGTACCCGCCGGTGAGGGGCCTAATGCCAGCCACGGAAGAGTACACGATTGGACTATCACTACTCGTGATGCCAGCAACCCTATTATGAAAGGCTTGCCTACTACCTGGTTGCATGCTCATGATGAGTTGTATCATGGCCAGCGAGGACCAGCAGAGAATATGAATATTATTGCTTCAGCTTACTCTACGGAAGAGAGCGGTGGTACTGGCAAACATGAGCCAATGGTTTGGTGGATTCCTTATGGTAAGGGTAAAGTGATGACGTTTTTGCCCGGTCATTTGTGGCCTACTCAAAAAGAAGATACTGCTTTTCGCTGTGTAGGCTTCCGTACATTGCTTAATCGTTCAGTAGAATGGATGGCTACAGACAAAGTCACAATAAAAGTACCTTCAAACTTCCCTACGGAAACAAAAACCAGTGTGTTGCCCTCAAGTTAA